The DNA sequence AGTGCATAAAAAACTCAGGCTGGGAAAATACGAAATCCAAGCCAAACTAGATCTGCATAAATTTCGTTTAGAACAAGCGCGCAACGAAATAGTTAGCTTTATTCAGCAGTGTCAGCAACTCAATATTCGTAGTGCCTTAATCATTACCGGTAAAGGTCACAACAGCCAACCACCCGCTTTACTCAAAAGCTATGTAAGCCAGTGGCTACCGCAAATTGATGCGGTATTAGCTATTCATAGCGCGCAAGCAATGCACGGCGGAACCGGTGCGATTTACGTGCTGCTTAAGAAAAGCGAACAGCAAAAGCTTGATAATCGCGAGCGTCATGCAAGACGCCTCGCCCAATAAGAATTTTCGATTAAGTATTCGAACAAGGATCTAGCATGACTAAGCAAAGCGCTTACCAACAACTTAGCGACCACTTTCAGCACCTGTCTAAGTTATCTCACTTAAATTCGATATGTGGCTGGGATCAAGCCACCATGATGCCCAACGGGGGGAATCAGGCTCGCGCTGATGCCTTAGCTGAGTTAGCGGTATTGATGCATGAAAAATCCACTCGCCCAGAAATGCAAGATTGGTTGAGCGCCGCTAAGTTAGAAGACTTAACTCCCTTACAGCAAGCCTCATTACGCGAGATGGAGCGAAGCTGGTACAACGATACCGCTTTACCTGCAGACTTGGTCAAGGCTAAATCATTGGCCACAGCCCATTGTGAACATGCATGGCGTGATCAACGTGGCGCGAACGATTGGAAGTCTTTTCAAGTGAACCTGCAAGCGGTGATGCAACTCGCCATTGAAGAAGCGCAGATTAGAGCAGATAAAACCGGCCTTAAACCCTACGATGCTATGCTCGATTTGTATGAACCTGGCATGCAAATGCATCGCCTAGATAAGGTCTTTGGCGAACTGCAAGCTTGGCTCCCTCAACTGATACAAAAAGTAGTTGATAAGCAGGCTTCTTGGCCTACTTTACAGCTTAACGGGCCTTTCCCTACCGAGCAGCAAAAGCAGCTTGGTATGGCG is a window from the Agarivorans sp. TSD2052 genome containing:
- the smrA gene encoding DNA endonuclease SmrA; protein product: MSNEFDLFQQEVAGIKPLKQDAVSTSASSLNEAAKQARQQAAQQAAATSQDYLSLENVVLLHPDDVVDFKKSGLQYGVHKKLRLGKYEIQAKLDLHKFRLEQARNEIVSFIQQCQQLNIRSALIITGKGHNSQPPALLKSYVSQWLPQIDAVLAIHSAQAMHGGTGAIYVLLKKSEQQKLDNRERHARRLAQ